One genomic window of Corynebacterium pseudotuberculosis includes the following:
- a CDS encoding Pls/PosA family non-ribosomal peptide synthetase, with the protein MISSAYLRSHQAPAPRTLYDIFLQTATTFPEAAAIDDGTVITYHELSERVHACAQQLHAAGVGPGSRIGVRMASGHSELYIAILSILAAGAAYVPVDADDPDERAELVFGEAEIQGFYNDHGFHSLREADPITAAVPALEDTAWIIFTSGSTGKPKGVAVSHRSAAAFVDAESQLFLQDAPLGPDDRVLAGLSVAFDASCEEMWLAWAHGACLVPAPRSLVRSGMDLGPWLIRRDITVVSTVPTLAGLWPTEALESVRLLILGGEACSTELVEKLSASEREVWNTYGPTETTVVACAALLSPHRPVSIGFPLAGWDLAVVDAQGVPVKNGEIGELVIGGVGLARYLDPQKDAEKYTAELGWSRAYRSGDHVKLTEEGLLFVGRVDDQVKIGGRRIELGEVDAHLAALPNVRQSTVVVQKTGAGDSVLVGYLSLTDETLEFDHHHARSVLSNAMPAALVPRLCVLEELPTTASGKVDKRALPWPIHSDVTAVGLTDTEQWLAKIWVDVLGMDVSDANADFFSLGGSSLAAATLIGRIRERVPTIAVRDLYDHPRLGALAQRVESIHAAPALQETPVQLVSARARAVQGLVQLAAVTLISLQWVACLLLINNIAAGAGISWARHAPWPLVFVFLAFVTPAGRLLVGGYAARLLTHGIMPGSYPRAGRTHLRVWAAERIANASGSRSIAGATWVNYYARILGARVGNGVNLHAIPPVTGLLTLEDNCSIEPEVDLSGYWVDAQHIHIGAIHVGKNARIGARSVLMPGALIGNNAHVEAGSTVTGDKPVKANARWSGSPAHKVGRSKHRFSDTPPPRRPHWVLIYGASSLFLAALPLCAVGLGGSAMIAAVQGSGANPFLGLLSAAPAGTLIAFAFYGLCIWILVRLLSLRLTPGVAPVRSATGWRVWFIQRLMDDARTYLFPLYAAQLTPLWFRSLGATVGKDVEISTSVMVPAFVDIRDGSFLADDTLIGGYELGGGWMLAGATKIGKRSFVGNSGIAGPQRKLAKNSLVAVLSSTPKKSKAGSNWWGSPPERMRRVTITTDASENSTYKPLLRLRILRGVIETLRLLAPITSGVLATIVLATLQIVLIRLGIGAAILLGGVVLIVAGITALLITAGMKWLCVGRHRSGDHPLWSWFVWLNELQDTFVEVVAAPWFFNHTLGTGSLNIGLRVLGAKIGKGAWIETYWLPETDLCRIGAGATIGPGVVAQTHLFQDRVMSLDSLILQPGATLAAHSVALPASKLANGATIGPGSLVMRGDQVPAHTRWQGNPIEPWNPS; encoded by the coding sequence TTGATCTCTTCTGCATACCTGCGTTCTCATCAGGCCCCCGCACCACGAACGCTCTACGATATCTTCCTTCAAACGGCAACCACGTTCCCGGAAGCCGCTGCTATCGACGACGGCACAGTCATCACATATCACGAGCTCTCAGAGCGCGTTCACGCATGTGCACAGCAACTCCATGCGGCAGGGGTGGGCCCCGGAAGCCGCATTGGTGTGCGAATGGCATCAGGTCACAGCGAGCTCTATATCGCTATTTTGTCTATCCTCGCAGCCGGAGCGGCCTATGTTCCGGTAGACGCCGACGACCCGGATGAACGCGCAGAGCTTGTTTTTGGTGAGGCTGAAATTCAGGGCTTTTATAATGACCACGGCTTCCACTCCCTCCGGGAGGCCGACCCCATCACAGCAGCTGTCCCCGCGTTGGAGGACACCGCATGGATTATCTTCACCTCTGGCTCTACCGGAAAGCCCAAGGGTGTGGCTGTCTCGCACCGCAGCGCCGCCGCTTTTGTCGACGCAGAGTCCCAGCTTTTTCTACAGGACGCGCCTCTTGGCCCCGACGACCGAGTATTGGCAGGTCTTTCTGTCGCCTTCGATGCCTCGTGCGAGGAGATGTGGCTGGCGTGGGCACACGGCGCCTGCCTAGTACCGGCCCCGCGTTCCCTGGTGCGTTCCGGAATGGATCTGGGCCCTTGGCTTATCCGACGAGACATCACTGTGGTCTCTACCGTGCCCACTTTGGCCGGACTATGGCCCACCGAGGCCCTAGAGAGCGTCAGACTCCTTATCTTGGGAGGAGAAGCGTGCTCTACAGAACTTGTAGAGAAATTATCTGCATCGGAGCGGGAGGTCTGGAATACCTACGGCCCCACTGAGACCACGGTGGTTGCATGCGCAGCGCTACTGAGCCCTCACCGCCCCGTGTCTATCGGCTTTCCGCTCGCGGGCTGGGACCTCGCGGTAGTAGATGCGCAGGGTGTCCCGGTAAAAAACGGTGAGATAGGTGAACTTGTTATCGGCGGAGTGGGGCTAGCGCGTTATCTGGATCCCCAAAAAGATGCAGAAAAATACACCGCAGAACTTGGCTGGTCGCGTGCTTACCGTTCCGGCGACCATGTAAAGCTCACTGAAGAGGGCTTGCTTTTTGTTGGCCGGGTAGATGACCAGGTAAAGATCGGCGGACGACGCATCGAGCTCGGCGAGGTCGACGCGCATCTAGCCGCGTTACCTAACGTGCGCCAATCCACGGTGGTTGTGCAAAAAACTGGTGCCGGAGACAGCGTTTTGGTCGGTTATCTTTCGCTCACCGATGAAACCCTAGAATTCGATCACCACCACGCCCGCAGCGTTCTCAGTAATGCTATGCCGGCGGCTCTTGTTCCTCGTCTCTGCGTACTTGAGGAGCTCCCCACTACAGCATCCGGGAAGGTAGATAAGCGCGCATTGCCCTGGCCTATCCATTCGGACGTCACAGCAGTGGGACTTACTGATACCGAGCAATGGCTAGCAAAGATATGGGTAGATGTGCTGGGAATGGACGTCTCTGACGCCAACGCAGACTTTTTCTCCCTTGGCGGATCCTCTTTAGCGGCCGCTACGTTGATAGGGCGCATCCGCGAGCGAGTACCCACCATCGCCGTACGCGATCTTTATGATCATCCACGCCTTGGCGCACTTGCCCAGCGGGTAGAAAGCATCCATGCCGCCCCTGCCCTCCAAGAGACTCCCGTTCAGCTAGTATCAGCGCGAGCCCGCGCAGTGCAAGGGTTGGTTCAGCTAGCTGCGGTAACGCTCATATCCCTGCAGTGGGTAGCTTGCTTATTGCTCATCAATAATATTGCCGCCGGTGCGGGGATCAGTTGGGCGCGACATGCTCCATGGCCTCTAGTCTTTGTATTCCTCGCCTTTGTTACCCCGGCTGGCAGATTATTGGTTGGCGGTTACGCCGCACGGCTGCTCACTCATGGCATCATGCCAGGTTCCTACCCTCGCGCAGGGCGAACACACCTCCGGGTCTGGGCAGCAGAACGCATTGCCAATGCTTCCGGGTCTCGATCCATCGCGGGTGCCACGTGGGTAAATTACTACGCTCGCATACTTGGTGCGCGAGTAGGCAACGGCGTGAACCTGCATGCAATTCCACCGGTTACGGGGCTTCTGACGCTAGAGGATAACTGCTCCATAGAACCTGAAGTGGATTTATCTGGCTATTGGGTCGATGCCCAACATATCCATATCGGTGCAATCCATGTGGGTAAAAACGCCCGCATCGGTGCCCGCTCGGTGCTCATGCCGGGAGCCCTCATAGGAAACAACGCCCACGTAGAAGCTGGTTCTACGGTCACCGGAGACAAACCCGTAAAAGCCAACGCCCGATGGTCTGGTTCACCCGCGCACAAGGTGGGGCGATCCAAGCATCGCTTCTCCGACACGCCTCCGCCGCGCCGCCCCCACTGGGTTCTTATCTACGGCGCATCCTCGCTCTTCCTCGCAGCGCTTCCCTTATGTGCGGTCGGCCTAGGAGGATCGGCAATGATCGCTGCTGTTCAGGGCAGCGGCGCCAACCCTTTTCTAGGTTTATTAAGCGCCGCCCCTGCAGGAACACTTATAGCCTTCGCCTTTTATGGGCTTTGCATCTGGATACTCGTCCGGCTTTTAAGTCTGCGGCTCACTCCCGGCGTTGCACCAGTCCGTTCCGCTACCGGTTGGCGAGTGTGGTTTATTCAAAGGCTCATGGATGACGCTCGCACCTACCTTTTCCCTCTCTACGCAGCACAGCTCACGCCTTTGTGGTTCCGCAGCCTCGGGGCGACGGTAGGCAAAGACGTAGAAATCTCCACCTCTGTGATGGTGCCCGCTTTTGTGGATATTCGCGACGGATCCTTCCTTGCAGACGACACCCTCATCGGCGGCTACGAGCTCGGCGGCGGCTGGATGCTCGCCGGAGCAACCAAAATAGGTAAGCGCTCTTTTGTGGGCAATTCTGGTATCGCTGGGCCGCAACGGAAATTGGCCAAAAATTCCCTGGTAGCGGTACTTTCTTCCACCCCCAAAAAATCCAAGGCGGGATCCAACTGGTGGGGATCCCCACCAGAACGCATGCGCCGAGTCACCATCACCACAGATGCCTCAGAAAACAGCACATATAAGCCGCTTCTCCGGCTGCGGATTCTCCGCGGTGTTATAGAGACTCTCCGATTGCTCGCCCCTATCACCAGCGGCGTCCTTGCCACCATCGTGCTAGCCACCCTACAGATTGTGCTGATCAGACTAGGCATTGGAGCAGCAATCCTGCTCGGCGGCGTGGTCCTTATAGTCGCTGGAATCACCGCGCTACTGATCACCGCTGGGATGAAGTGGCTGTGCGTTGGCCGCCATCGTTCAGGCGACCATCCCCTCTGGAGTTGGTTTGTATGGCTCAATGAGCTTCAAGATACTTTTGTGGAGGTAGTTGCAGCCCCCTGGTTCTTTAACCACACGCTAGGAACGGGATCCCTGAATATTGGGTTACGCGTGCTCGGAGCAAAAATAGGCAAGGGCGCCTGGATTGAGACGTATTGGCTCCCCGAGACAGACCTATGCCGGATCGGCGCTGGCGCTACCATCGGCCCCGGTGTTGTCGCGCAGACTCACCTCTTCCAAGACCGTGTGATGAGCCTAGACTCCCTCATTCTCCAGCCTGGAGCTACTCTAGCCGCACATTCTGTGGCACTCCCCGCTTCCAAGCTTGCTAACGGCGCCACTATCGGTCCAGGTTCGCTCGTCATGCGCGGTGACCAAGTGCCTGCCCACACTCGCTGGCAAGGAAATCCTATCGAGCCATGGAACCCCAGCTGA
- a CDS encoding MarR family winged helix-turn-helix transcriptional regulator: MVADIPAALLQSPSFQLEHLRRRTRDCVEEALSHEGVTLREYWVLTCLVSGDVPTQATLCDALGIDASDMVRLIDSLEAKSWTTRERDPHDRRRQIVKATKKGKTVHPHLAEVVTQAEDAALDDSTAKQLKHLRKLAAAIITANED; encoded by the coding sequence ATGGTTGCTGATATTCCCGCTGCTCTTCTCCAATCACCCTCTTTCCAACTAGAGCATCTACGCCGCCGCACCCGTGACTGTGTAGAAGAAGCGCTGTCGCATGAAGGCGTAACGCTGCGGGAGTATTGGGTGCTCACGTGTCTTGTTTCTGGCGATGTTCCCACCCAGGCCACCTTGTGCGATGCCCTAGGGATAGACGCCTCCGACATGGTTCGGCTTATCGACTCCCTAGAGGCAAAATCTTGGACTACCAGGGAACGCGACCCTCATGACCGGCGGCGCCAGATTGTCAAGGCTACTAAGAAGGGAAAAACCGTTCATCCCCACCTCGCGGAAGTAGTCACTCAGGCAGAGGATGCCGCACTCGATGATTCAACGGCAAAACAGCTCAAGCACTTGCGTAAACTAGCGGCGGCAATCATCACGGCAAATGAGGATTAG
- a CDS encoding lipase family protein, which translates to MLFPSRFQGTFLKPLITAALAVFCVGFTPATAQVIPYTDPDGFYTSIPSAENTTPGTVLSQRDVPMPVLDVLVKMKRIAYTSTHPNGFSTPVTGAVLLPTAPWRGPGPRPVALLAPGTQGAGDSCAPSKLLTMGGEYEMFSAAALLNRGWTVAVTDYQGLGTPGNHTYMNRKAQGAALLDLGRAITTLNLPDVNNHTPIIPWGYSQGGGASAAAAEMHRAYAPDVNVVLAYAGGVPANLLSVSSSLEGTALTGALGYVITGMYEIYPEIREPIHNFLNTRGQVWLDQTSRDCLPESLLTMPLPDTSILTVSGQRLTSLISDDVFQRAISEQQIGLTAPDIPVFVAQGLNDGIIPAEQARIMVNGWLSQGADVTYWEDPSPALDKLSGHIHVLASSFLPAVEWAEQRLAALGQPTP; encoded by the coding sequence ATGCTTTTTCCCTCTCGCTTTCAAGGAACGTTCCTTAAACCCCTCATTACAGCAGCCCTCGCGGTCTTCTGCGTGGGATTCACTCCAGCTACAGCACAGGTCATTCCCTATACCGACCCAGACGGTTTTTATACTTCTATCCCCTCTGCGGAGAACACCACCCCGGGCACGGTCTTAAGCCAGCGCGACGTCCCGATGCCAGTCCTCGACGTACTGGTAAAGATGAAGCGCATCGCCTACACGTCCACCCACCCTAATGGTTTTTCCACCCCCGTCACCGGCGCCGTGCTCCTGCCAACTGCCCCGTGGCGCGGCCCAGGTCCACGCCCCGTAGCGCTCCTAGCTCCAGGAACACAAGGCGCCGGGGATTCCTGTGCCCCCTCAAAGCTGCTCACGATGGGCGGGGAATATGAAATGTTTTCCGCCGCTGCCCTGCTTAATCGCGGCTGGACCGTAGCGGTAACCGATTATCAAGGTCTGGGAACCCCCGGCAATCACACGTATATGAACAGGAAAGCCCAAGGAGCAGCCCTGCTGGACCTAGGTCGCGCTATCACCACGCTGAATCTGCCGGACGTAAACAATCACACCCCCATCATCCCCTGGGGGTATTCCCAGGGCGGCGGTGCATCCGCAGCGGCAGCAGAAATGCACCGCGCTTATGCTCCCGACGTGAACGTGGTACTAGCGTATGCCGGCGGCGTACCCGCTAACCTGCTCTCCGTGTCTAGTTCTTTGGAAGGCACCGCCCTCACCGGAGCACTGGGGTACGTTATCACCGGGATGTATGAGATTTACCCTGAGATTCGCGAGCCCATTCACAATTTCCTCAACACACGAGGGCAAGTATGGCTTGATCAAACAAGCCGCGATTGCCTCCCCGAAAGCTTGCTTACCATGCCACTTCCGGATACCAGTATCCTCACTGTATCCGGACAACGCTTGACCAGCCTCATATCCGATGACGTCTTCCAACGCGCCATTTCCGAGCAACAAATCGGCCTCACAGCCCCCGACATTCCCGTGTTTGTGGCACAGGGGCTTAATGACGGCATCATTCCCGCGGAACAAGCCCGCATTATGGTTAACGGCTGGCTTTCCCAGGGCGCGGACGTCACGTATTGGGAGGATCCATCGCCCGCATTGGATAAGCTTTCCGGCCACATACACGTACTGGCCTCATCCTTCCTTCCGGCAGTTGAGTGGGCCGAACAACGTTTAGCCGCATTAGGGCAGCCAACTCCCTAA
- a CDS encoding C4-dicarboxylate transporter DctA: MAEPHLGENRPLLPAREPQIAESKTPKDRTHWLYIAVIIAVIAGIAFGLIAPDLAKNFKVIGTMFVSLIKMMISPVIFCTIVLGIGSVRAAASVGKAGGLALTYFIVMSTFALAVGLLVGNLIEPGSGLDIEATAGEGAAFADKAEHGTGLVGFVQSIIPETVISSLTSGSVLQTLFVALLAGFAVQGMGKAGEPILRGIAHLQKLVFKMLTMILWVAPIGAFGAIAGVVGATGFEAVKQLAILMLAFYITCLLFIFVVLGAILRIGAGFNIWKLLKYLGRELLLIVATSSSESALPNLMRKMEHVGVDKSTVGIVVPTGYSFNLDGTAIYLTMSAIFISDAMNKPLTLSEQIGLLVFMIIASKGAAGVSGAGIATLAAGLHAHRPELLDGVGVIVGIDRFMSEARALTNFSGNAVATILVGRWTNTLDVQRAHDVLDGKLPYIESTDDSDVHFSNPTVSNPAHATLQPTPQVDLTHYSK, translated from the coding sequence GTGGCTGAACCACACTTGGGAGAAAATCGCCCCCTCCTGCCAGCGAGGGAGCCACAAATTGCCGAGTCGAAGACGCCGAAAGACCGAACTCACTGGCTTTATATAGCAGTGATTATCGCGGTTATCGCAGGTATCGCTTTCGGCCTTATCGCTCCAGACCTTGCCAAAAACTTTAAAGTTATTGGCACGATGTTCGTGTCCTTGATCAAGATGATGATCTCCCCGGTGATCTTCTGCACGATTGTTTTGGGCATTGGTTCTGTGCGCGCTGCCGCCTCGGTGGGCAAAGCTGGCGGATTGGCTTTGACGTACTTCATCGTCATGTCTACGTTTGCTCTTGCAGTGGGACTACTGGTGGGCAATCTCATCGAACCGGGTAGTGGCTTGGACATTGAGGCCACCGCGGGCGAGGGGGCGGCTTTTGCTGATAAAGCCGAGCATGGAACGGGTCTGGTCGGCTTTGTTCAGTCGATCATCCCGGAGACAGTCATTTCTTCTCTCACCTCAGGCTCGGTGCTGCAGACGCTCTTTGTGGCGCTCCTTGCAGGCTTTGCCGTCCAGGGGATGGGCAAGGCCGGCGAGCCTATTTTGCGGGGCATTGCGCATCTGCAAAAACTGGTGTTCAAGATGCTCACCATGATTTTGTGGGTAGCGCCCATTGGCGCATTTGGCGCCATCGCAGGCGTAGTGGGAGCAACGGGATTTGAAGCCGTTAAACAGCTTGCAATCTTGATGCTGGCCTTCTACATCACATGTTTGCTGTTCATCTTTGTAGTGCTGGGAGCTATCCTGCGCATTGGGGCAGGCTTTAACATATGGAAGCTCTTGAAATACCTGGGGCGCGAATTGCTGCTCATCGTGGCCACCTCCTCTTCCGAGTCTGCGCTGCCAAACCTGATGCGCAAGATGGAGCACGTGGGAGTGGATAAATCCACAGTGGGAATTGTTGTCCCTACCGGTTATTCCTTTAACCTCGACGGCACGGCTATCTACCTCACCATGTCAGCCATCTTTATCTCAGATGCAATGAACAAGCCGCTTACCCTGAGCGAGCAGATAGGCCTCTTGGTCTTCATGATTATCGCGTCTAAAGGCGCGGCAGGAGTGTCTGGGGCTGGCATTGCGACGCTTGCAGCAGGGTTGCACGCACACCGCCCAGAGCTTCTCGACGGCGTTGGCGTGATCGTAGGCATCGACCGCTTCATGTCTGAGGCCCGCGCCCTCACTAACTTCAGCGGTAACGCTGTGGCTACGATCCTGGTGGGACGCTGGACCAACACTCTCGACGTACAGCGGGCGCATGACGTACTTGACGGAAAACTCCCTTATATAGAGTCCACCGACGATAGCGATGTGCACTTTAGTAATCCCACAGTGAGCAACCCGGCGCACGCCACGCTGCAACCTACCCCGCAGGTAGACTTGACGCATTACTCTAAATAA
- a CDS encoding rhodanese-like domain-containing protein, whose product MEVSVRDIPEGAQLIDVREADEYAEVHALGAVNIPMSEFTVRLDEVDTEQDVYVICKSGGRSARVVEYLTARDIKAINVAEGTDGWVGAGLPTE is encoded by the coding sequence GTGGAAGTCTCTGTACGCGACATCCCCGAAGGCGCCCAGCTTATCGACGTCCGCGAGGCCGACGAATACGCCGAGGTTCATGCGCTAGGTGCCGTCAACATTCCGATGAGCGAATTTACTGTGCGTCTCGATGAGGTAGACACCGAACAAGACGTGTATGTGATTTGTAAGTCTGGTGGGCGTAGCGCCCGCGTGGTGGAATATCTCACCGCCCGTGATATCAAAGCCATCAACGTTGCCGAGGGCACCGATGGTTGGGTCGGCGCAGGACTTCCCACAGAATAA
- a CDS encoding inorganic diphosphatase codes for MTMEVTIEIPKGSRNKYEVDHETGKVYLDRYLFTPMAYPLDYGFIDHTLGEDGDPLDALVILPEPVFPGVIVKARPVGVFKMTDEAGGDDKLLCVIDDVRWDHIQDITDVSEFLRNEIEHFFVHYKDLEPNKEVTGSGWGDKAEAEKIHAEAIERFKA; via the coding sequence ATGACCATGGAAGTCACCATCGAGATCCCTAAGGGTTCCCGTAACAAGTACGAGGTCGACCATGAGACTGGCAAGGTTTATCTCGACCGCTACCTGTTCACCCCCATGGCGTATCCGCTGGACTACGGCTTCATCGATCACACTCTTGGCGAGGACGGCGACCCCTTGGATGCTCTAGTCATCCTTCCTGAGCCAGTATTTCCTGGTGTGATTGTTAAGGCACGCCCGGTTGGCGTGTTCAAGATGACTGATGAGGCAGGCGGCGACGATAAGCTGCTCTGCGTCATCGATGACGTTCGCTGGGATCATATTCAAGACATCACCGATGTTTCTGAGTTCCTGCGCAATGAGATCGAGCACTTCTTTGTTCACTACAAGGATCTCGAGCCAAACAAGGAAGTCACAGGCTCCGGCTGGGGCGATAAGGCTGAGGCAGAAAAGATCCACGCCGAGGCTATCGAGCGGTTTAAAGCTTAA